The following proteins come from a genomic window of Trinickia caryophylli:
- the sctC gene encoding type III secretion system outer membrane ring subunit SctC — MPKNALSLLFILIAACAAAVAHAAPVNWHTRMVDYTADSKDIKDVLRDFAASQGIPADISKDVQGTVTGKFHMPPQRLLDTLASSFGFVWYYDGQVLDIVTPDEMKSTLIKLDHSSTTQLRSTLAAMNVTDPRFKITYDDVQGAAIVNGPPNYVKLVGDVAQRLDSTTRHRAGTVVQVYPLHHAWAMDRAVVADGQSINLPGVATVLANIYHPQQGNSGNAGGSGTGRTSNVQRAQPMANAGGSTRMQGGGPGTPLPQGTTLANGESSLGVFAGLSGRPSQQLTSVVNSNGPGADAPSGSSDDETLPVIEADQRTNSVLIRDTPDRMYQYPALIQRLDVKPCLIEIEAHIFEVDTSSIRQLGVSWTAHNSHMDIQTGNGLTAQNTYGGTIAQNFGTTTLSGNAIAAATPAGGVLSAVIGNAGRYLMANVSALEERNLAKIEASPKVTTLDNIEADMANQTQFFVRVSGYTSAELYSVSTGVSLRVLPMVVNEAGRTQIKLDVAIQDGQLSSRTVDNIPVISSTNINTSAFVNEGEALLIAGYKAHDRSDNTTGVPLLSKIPVIGNLFKYTDREDSRMERLFLLTPRIIEL, encoded by the coding sequence ATGCCCAAAAACGCCCTCAGCCTGCTGTTCATTCTCATCGCCGCCTGCGCGGCGGCCGTCGCTCACGCTGCGCCTGTCAACTGGCACACGCGAATGGTGGACTACACGGCCGATTCGAAAGACATCAAGGACGTCCTGCGCGATTTCGCGGCGAGCCAGGGGATTCCGGCCGACATTTCGAAAGACGTGCAGGGTACCGTCACCGGCAAGTTTCATATGCCGCCGCAGCGCCTGCTCGACACGCTCGCGTCATCGTTCGGGTTCGTCTGGTACTACGACGGCCAGGTGCTCGATATCGTCACGCCCGACGAGATGAAGAGCACGCTGATCAAGCTCGATCACAGCAGCACGACGCAATTGCGCAGCACGCTGGCGGCGATGAACGTGACCGATCCGCGCTTCAAGATCACCTACGACGACGTGCAGGGGGCGGCGATTGTCAATGGGCCGCCGAACTACGTCAAGCTGGTGGGCGACGTGGCGCAGCGCCTCGACTCCACCACCCGTCATCGCGCCGGAACGGTCGTACAGGTCTACCCGCTGCATCACGCGTGGGCGATGGATCGTGCGGTGGTGGCCGACGGGCAGAGCATCAATCTACCCGGCGTGGCCACGGTGCTCGCCAATATTTACCACCCTCAGCAGGGCAATTCCGGCAATGCGGGGGGCTCCGGCACCGGCCGGACGTCGAACGTGCAGCGAGCGCAGCCGATGGCGAACGCCGGCGGCAGCACGCGCATGCAGGGCGGCGGGCCCGGAACGCCGCTGCCCCAAGGCACGACGCTTGCTAACGGCGAATCGTCGCTGGGCGTGTTTGCCGGGCTCTCCGGCCGCCCGTCGCAGCAATTGACGTCCGTCGTCAACAGCAACGGGCCCGGCGCCGATGCCCCGTCCGGTTCGAGCGACGACGAGACACTGCCCGTGATCGAGGCCGATCAACGCACCAATTCCGTATTGATCAGGGATACCCCGGATCGCATGTATCAATACCCGGCGCTGATCCAGCGGCTCGACGTCAAACCGTGCCTGATCGAAATCGAGGCGCACATCTTCGAAGTCGATACGTCGTCGATCCGGCAACTGGGAGTGAGCTGGACAGCGCACAACAGCCATATGGACATTCAGACCGGCAACGGTCTCACGGCGCAGAACACTTATGGCGGCACGATCGCGCAGAATTTCGGCACCACGACGCTGTCCGGCAACGCGATCGCCGCGGCGACACCGGCAGGTGGCGTGCTCTCGGCGGTGATTGGCAACGCGGGCCGTTATCTGATGGCGAACGTTTCGGCGCTCGAGGAGCGCAACCTTGCAAAAATCGAAGCAAGCCCGAAAGTCACGACACTCGACAACATCGAAGCCGATATGGCCAATCAGACCCAGTTCTTCGTGCGGGTCAGCGGCTACACGTCGGCCGAACTTTACAGCGTCTCGACGGGCGTGTCGCTGCGCGTGTTGCCGATGGTCGTCAACGAAGCCGGCCGGACGCAAATCAAGCTCGATGTCGCCATTCAGGATGGGCAGCTTTCGAGCCGTACCGTCGACAATATTCCGGTCATTTCGAGCACCAACATCAATACGTCCGCGTTTGTCAACGAGGGCGAGGCGCTGCTGATCGCGGGTTACAAGGCCCATGACCGAAGCGATAACACCACCGGGGTGCCGCTACTGTCAAAAATTCCGGTAATCGGCAATTTGTTCAAATATACCGATCGGGAGGACAGTCGTATGGAGCGCCTTTTCCTGCTGACACCGCGCATCATCGAACTGTGA
- a CDS encoding sensor histidine kinase, whose protein sequence is MADCVPSATEWGQMLLDEQPLGAIAVDARLAILFATPAAARLLGRSIDVGTPLGPLLDECLRREETIDEGADAADTLRHDLEQGVEFQADGRWLWARLDRTRPGSRAAAVLWLFDMTDLRRALDHRTESLRFLSHDLRSPQNSIVALTQLHEHDPQAFEDCGGMQRIAELARYALSLGDQYIFTSVAGALRHRDFVRFDLRAAVRSLIPKLEVAAVYRNVALRLWLAEGPAVWVSGVQVFVMRALQNLIDNAIQASRAGGRVTVSLKIVKEDAVIIVCDEAGGLPGLSHGCPMTNFDALSPKSAGGYGIGLKLAARIVMLHGGALHAQINREAGTDFVLRLPRLVLQTSTRSSPDGRRTGPSAGAPTPQGQSPRQRRFTPG, encoded by the coding sequence ATGGCGGATTGCGTGCCGAGCGCGACTGAGTGGGGGCAGATGCTGCTTGACGAGCAGCCTCTCGGAGCCATTGCTGTTGACGCCCGATTGGCGATTTTATTCGCGACACCGGCCGCGGCACGCCTGCTCGGCCGGTCGATAGACGTGGGCACGCCGCTTGGCCCGCTGCTGGATGAGTGCCTGCGGCGCGAAGAGACTATCGACGAAGGCGCGGACGCTGCCGACACCCTGCGGCACGACCTCGAACAGGGCGTCGAGTTTCAGGCGGACGGGCGGTGGCTGTGGGCCCGGCTCGATCGGACCCGGCCGGGGAGCAGGGCGGCGGCGGTACTGTGGCTGTTCGACATGACCGATTTGCGCCGGGCACTCGATCACCGTACGGAGTCGCTACGCTTTCTCTCCCACGATTTGCGCTCGCCGCAGAATTCGATCGTCGCGCTTACGCAGTTGCACGAACATGATCCGCAGGCATTCGAAGACTGCGGTGGCATGCAGCGCATCGCCGAACTCGCGCGTTACGCACTGTCGCTCGGCGATCAGTACATCTTCACCTCGGTGGCGGGCGCCTTGCGCCACCGCGATTTCGTGCGCTTCGATCTGCGTGCCGCCGTGCGCAGCCTGATTCCGAAACTCGAGGTTGCCGCCGTCTATCGCAACGTCGCGCTGCGGCTATGGCTTGCCGAAGGGCCCGCTGTGTGGGTGAGCGGCGTGCAGGTGTTCGTTATGCGCGCGCTGCAAAATCTGATCGATAACGCGATCCAGGCATCGCGTGCCGGCGGGCGCGTAACCGTATCGCTAAAGATCGTTAAAGAAGATGCCGTTATTATCGTGTGCGACGAGGCGGGTGGATTGCCGGGCCTGTCGCACGGCTGCCCGATGACGAATTTCGACGCGCTTTCTCCCAAATCGGCGGGCGGCTACGGCATCGGCCTCAAGCTGGCTGCGCGCATCGTGATGCTGCATGGCGGTGCGCTGCACGCACAGATCAATCGCGAGGCCGGCACGGATTTCGTTCTGCGCTTGCCACGGCTCGTGCTGCAGACGAGCACCCGAAGCTCGCCGGACGGCAGGCGCACTGGCCCTTCGGCGGGCGCGCCAACGCCGCAGGGCCAGTCACCACGTCAGCGGCGCTTTACACCGGGCTGA
- a CDS encoding response regulator transcription factor, with protein MINQTRIMLLEDDPIQQTMLASWLRAEGYLVEAFDNGIEARNYLSDHWADLMILDWDVPGLSGDKLLSWIRGRSRSMVPVIFQTVHSDEEEIVRILDTGADDFLIKPVDRIVFLARIRALLRRFQTAGSERRRMVVGEYILDRANLNISRGAISHTLGAKEFDLLWHLAAHRGIVVQRQDLHSVVWGWDGGSQSRSVDMYVSRLRARLKSLNVDWVIQSVYGRGYRLNLSDMPAEQEIEQGDEAIEFKR; from the coding sequence ATGATCAATCAGACTCGAATCATGTTGTTGGAGGACGACCCAATCCAGCAAACGATGCTGGCCTCGTGGCTCAGAGCGGAAGGCTACCTGGTGGAGGCATTCGACAATGGCATCGAGGCGCGCAATTACCTGTCGGATCATTGGGCCGACCTGATGATCCTGGATTGGGACGTGCCGGGCCTGTCCGGCGACAAGCTGCTCAGCTGGATACGCGGGCGTTCGCGTTCCATGGTGCCGGTGATCTTCCAGACTGTGCATTCCGACGAAGAGGAAATCGTGCGGATTCTCGACACCGGGGCCGACGATTTTCTGATCAAGCCCGTCGATCGGATCGTCTTTCTCGCACGCATCCGTGCGCTGCTGCGGCGTTTTCAAACCGCGGGCAGCGAGCGGCGCCGCATGGTGGTCGGAGAATACATACTCGATCGCGCCAACCTGAACATCAGCCGCGGCGCGATCTCCCACACGCTTGGCGCGAAGGAATTCGATCTGCTCTGGCATCTTGCGGCGCATCGCGGCATCGTCGTGCAGCGCCAGGATCTGCATTCGGTCGTATGGGGATGGGACGGCGGATCGCAAAGCCGTTCGGTCGACATGTACGTGAGCCGCCTGCGCGCGAGGCTCAAGAGCTTGAATGTCGACTGGGTGATCCAATCGGTTTACGGCAGAGGCTACCGGCTCAATCTGAGCGATATGCCTGCCGAGCAGGAAATCGAGCAAGGCGACGAGGCGATCGAGTTCAAGCGTTGA
- a CDS encoding secretin N-terminal domain-containing protein translates to MNTLLTSLCMLLHLGCGKPAPAVPAPAAHPPASAVAAASPASAPPRARGAARMPSAGKAAHEARGAQAEARRRSSACRVHACALPILPPWPSGSYRYSTSGATLAEALRALSTATHVPIAFAPDLPGRVEGRFDMSPQRFVEALARAYGLVWYYDGAVLHVDAAGAQTTLIVRLNYARRADLHALLARTGIDDVRFTARDDAPSRGLVTFRGPPAWIALVARAAQQLDAEARARVTTAVRIVPLHYGSAADRTAFANDRTNIVRGVASRAARLLDPHDSLRADIIEYEAPLPVLSADARTNSVLVRDRPERLDADVRAIAALDRPQQSVGIALFVTDTDVGTLRALGLGTQGTVIVRGREASGVAAALRGSHGVRVLADSELQTVDGVAVAWQRRAERPVVVMRERREAAGSGSTGASGAGSTPNAHGGERIERVERAASAAAQPPAEAADAAPDENAAGDGALRIVPTLDARAGSPRVVLAVEWRGTAIDVARAALGPGDALVMVEPAGAASTSASEADRVPMRVIFLAPHAIDHVDDAY, encoded by the coding sequence TTGAACACGCTCCTCACGAGCTTGTGCATGCTGCTGCATCTCGGTTGCGGCAAGCCTGCACCCGCCGTGCCGGCGCCGGCTGCCCACCCGCCGGCATCGGCTGTCGCGGCGGCATCGCCCGCGTCGGCGCCGCCGCGCGCCCGCGGGGCGGCGCGCATGCCGTCGGCGGGCAAGGCCGCACACGAAGCGCGCGGCGCTCAGGCCGAGGCACGCCGGAGGTCGTCCGCTTGCCGCGTTCACGCGTGTGCGCTGCCCATTTTGCCGCCATGGCCATCCGGGTCGTACCGGTATTCCACCAGCGGGGCGACGCTGGCGGAAGCGCTGCGCGCGCTCTCCACCGCGACGCATGTGCCGATCGCGTTCGCCCCCGATTTGCCGGGCCGCGTCGAAGGCCGCTTCGACATGTCGCCGCAGCGTTTCGTCGAGGCACTCGCGCGCGCGTATGGCCTGGTCTGGTATTACGACGGCGCGGTGCTGCATGTCGATGCGGCCGGCGCGCAAACGACGTTGATCGTCCGGCTCAACTATGCGCGTCGGGCCGACCTGCACGCGTTGCTCGCGCGAACCGGCATTGACGATGTGCGCTTTACCGCGCGCGACGACGCACCGTCGCGCGGCCTCGTCACTTTTCGCGGCCCGCCGGCGTGGATCGCGCTCGTCGCTCGCGCGGCGCAACAGCTCGATGCCGAGGCGCGCGCCCGCGTGACGACGGCGGTGCGCATCGTACCGCTCCACTATGGCAGCGCGGCCGATCGCACCGCGTTTGCAAATGACCGGACCAACATCGTGCGCGGCGTGGCGAGCCGCGCCGCGCGCCTGCTCGATCCGCACGACAGCCTGCGCGCGGACATCATCGAATACGAGGCGCCGTTGCCGGTGCTCAGCGCTGACGCCCGCACGAATTCCGTGCTCGTGCGCGATCGCCCCGAGCGGCTCGATGCCGACGTGCGCGCGATTGCGGCCCTCGATCGGCCGCAGCAAAGCGTCGGCATCGCCTTGTTCGTCACGGATACCGACGTCGGTACCCTGCGTGCACTGGGGCTCGGCACGCAGGGTACCGTGATCGTACGCGGCCGCGAGGCAAGTGGCGTGGCGGCCGCCCTGCGCGGCTCGCACGGCGTGCGCGTGCTCGCGGACAGCGAATTGCAGACGGTCGATGGCGTGGCCGTGGCATGGCAGCGACGCGCCGAGCGTCCGGTTGTCGTGATGCGCGAGCGGCGGGAGGCGGCAGGCTCCGGCTCGACGGGCGCGAGCGGCGCCGGCAGCACTCCGAATGCGCATGGCGGTGAGCGTATTGAGCGCGTCGAGCGCGCTGCGAGCGCGGCCGCGCAACCGCCCGCCGAAGCGGCCGACGCCGCACCCGATGAAAACGCGGCCGGCGACGGTGCGCTGCGCATCGTGCCTACGCTCGACGCGCGTGCCGGATCACCCCGGGTCGTGCTGGCCGTCGAATGGCGCGGCACCGCGATCGATGTCGCGCGTGCGGCGCTCGGGCCCGGCGACGCACTCGTCATGGTGGAGCCTGCTGGGGCCGCGTCCACGTCCGCGTCCGAAGCCGATCGCGTGCCGATGCGGGTGATCTTTCTGGCGCCGCATGCGATCGACCATGTCGACGACGCCTATTGA
- a CDS encoding type III secretion system chaperone family protein has protein sequence MSIERFAEVVRDACAVVGLPDADYVLQTRMIEVEGFDVRLDHFENDPEAMYVNFHYGTVTAGRTLVIFRLMLEANLLIYAQDQAQLGLDADTGGIILILRLPLTPDVNGTVVADTVSHYTEHGRYWRRNMIESTDEMFQSIVNGDYEWLRA, from the coding sequence ATGAGCATCGAACGCTTCGCCGAAGTCGTACGCGACGCCTGTGCCGTGGTCGGGCTGCCCGATGCCGACTATGTGCTGCAGACACGCATGATCGAGGTCGAGGGCTTCGATGTACGGCTCGACCACTTCGAGAACGATCCCGAGGCCATGTACGTGAATTTCCACTACGGCACAGTCACCGCCGGACGTACGCTCGTGATCTTCCGCCTCATGCTCGAGGCGAATTTGCTGATCTACGCTCAGGATCAGGCCCAGCTCGGGCTCGATGCCGATACCGGCGGCATCATTCTGATCCTGAGGCTGCCGCTCACCCCCGATGTGAACGGTACCGTCGTTGCAGACACCGTCTCGCACTACACCGAACATGGCCGCTACTGGCGCCGCAACATGATCGAATCGACCGACGAAATGTTTCAGAGCATCGTCAATGGCGACTACGAGTGGCTGCGCGCTTAG
- the hrpD5 gene encoding HrpD5 family protein produces MKILRILTGTHAGIQARLTPGRYRIGKADDTDICITDWDDDDVLVELDEQGVISARRADATAPDQSVVRIPDFVAFPFGTTVLCFGDENAPWPPDIELLAGMYHGTGAAQVGDRDGAGHATPARRRVHALLVVAMLAALLVAGGSVIANVWPARSAPPAPRDARSVAAKLQQQLHDAHIVGLRARAQGDTVVVDGIVDEISQDIAARALLVQSGYHAVARQYDVAHNDVSSIQESIGIDGVHVRYAGDGVFEVTGVAPSLARLEAALSPLRADLNANIKRVDINVAEAPEASVVLYSATLDVGGTRYVQTTDGVKHVFTAGTGNFAGGPRTLRESITPSRGEIH; encoded by the coding sequence ATGAAGATCCTGCGCATCCTGACCGGCACCCATGCGGGGATTCAGGCGCGCCTCACGCCCGGGCGCTATCGGATCGGCAAGGCCGACGACACCGATATCTGCATCACCGACTGGGACGACGACGATGTTCTGGTCGAGCTCGATGAACAGGGCGTGATCAGCGCCCGCCGCGCCGATGCGACCGCCCCCGATCAGTCCGTCGTGCGCATTCCCGATTTTGTCGCCTTCCCGTTCGGGACGACCGTGCTGTGCTTCGGCGACGAAAACGCCCCTTGGCCGCCCGACATCGAATTGCTCGCCGGCATGTATCACGGCACCGGCGCCGCGCAGGTGGGCGATCGGGATGGCGCCGGACACGCAACGCCCGCGCGCCGCCGTGTGCACGCGCTGCTTGTCGTGGCGATGCTCGCCGCGTTGCTGGTGGCGGGTGGCTCGGTGATCGCCAACGTATGGCCTGCTCGCAGTGCGCCGCCTGCCCCGCGCGATGCACGCTCCGTGGCAGCCAAACTGCAGCAGCAGTTGCACGATGCGCATATCGTCGGGCTGCGTGCGCGAGCCCAGGGCGACACGGTCGTCGTGGATGGGATCGTCGACGAAATCTCGCAGGACATCGCGGCGCGCGCGCTGCTCGTGCAGTCCGGCTATCACGCGGTTGCGCGCCAGTATGACGTCGCGCACAACGACGTGTCGAGCATCCAGGAATCGATCGGGATCGACGGCGTGCACGTGCGTTATGCGGGCGACGGCGTATTCGAGGTCACGGGCGTCGCGCCGTCGCTTGCGCGCCTCGAGGCGGCGCTGAGCCCGCTGCGTGCGGATCTGAATGCCAACATCAAACGGGTGGATATCAACGTGGCGGAAGCACCCGAGGCGAGCGTGGTGCTGTATAGCGCGACGCTCGACGTGGGCGGCACGCGCTACGTGCAGACGACCGACGGCGTCAAGCATGTCTTCACGGCCGGCACCGGAAATTTTGCCGGTGGGCCGCGCACGTTGCGCGAGTCGATCACGCCCAGCCGCGGCGAGATCCATTAG
- the sctS gene encoding type III secretion system export apparatus subunit SctS, with protein MNTDNLIGLTSQGLLICLYISLPAIIVSAASGLIVAFFQAITSLQDQTISHSIKLFAVTGTLLLTAGWGGSTILRFAMRLMSAAVPT; from the coding sequence ATGAACACCGACAATCTGATCGGGCTGACCTCGCAAGGCTTGCTGATCTGCCTCTACATTTCGTTGCCCGCCATCATCGTGTCCGCCGCGTCCGGGCTGATCGTCGCTTTCTTTCAGGCGATCACGTCCCTGCAGGATCAGACGATCTCCCACAGCATCAAGCTGTTCGCGGTGACGGGTACGCTCTTGCTCACCGCCGGTTGGGGCGGCTCGACGATCCTGCGCTTTGCGATGCGCCTCATGAGCGCAGCGGTGCCGACATGA